A region from the Canis aureus isolate CA01 chromosome 8, VMU_Caureus_v.1.0, whole genome shotgun sequence genome encodes:
- the GBP1 gene encoding LOW QUALITY PROTEIN: guanylate-binding protein 1 (The sequence of the model RefSeq protein was modified relative to this genomic sequence to represent the inferred CDS: inserted 1 base in 1 codon), giving the protein MDSEIHMSAPVCLIKNTEEQLLANQEALEILSGIKNPLVVVAIVGLYRTGKSYLMNKLAGKNKGFSLGSTVQSHTKGIWMWCVPHPKKPSHTLVLLDTEGLGDVEKGNNQNDSWIFALAILLSSTFVYNSMGTINQQAMDQLHYVTELSDRIRAKSSPDANGIEDSADFVSFFPDFVWTLRDFSLELEADGLPITADEYLEISLKLKQGNTQKDQNFNLPRLCIRKFFPKKKCFIFDRPTHRKKLGQLETMHDDELDPEFVQQAAVFCSYIFSNSKTKTLSGGIKVNGPRLENLVLTYVNAISSGDLPCMENAVLALAQIENAAAVQKAIAHYDQQMNQMVKLPTETLQELLDLHRACEKEAIEFFMSNSFKDIDQLFQKDLAAKLEKKRDEFCKQNLQASTDRCSDLLKEIFGPLEDSVKQGVYSKPGGYRLFIQKTQELKKTYLQKPRKGIQAEEVLQEYLDSKESMTDAILQTDQTLTEKEKEIEVERVKAESAQAATKRLEEMQMKNQQIMEQKERSYQEHVKQLTEKMERDRIQLLEEQERTLALKLQEQARLLKEGFQNESKRLHNEIQNLQQNMXKTKENMCHKLKT; this is encoded by the exons ATGGACTCAGAGATCCACATGTCCGCCCCAGTGTGCCTCATTAAGAACACTGAAGAGCAACTGCTGGCTAATCAGGAAGCTTTGGAGATCCTGTCAGGCATTAAGAATCCTCTTGTGGTGGTGGCTATTGTGGGCCTCTACCGCACAGGCAAATCCTACCTGATGAACAAGCTGGCTGGGAAGAACAAGG GCTTTTCTCTGGGCTCCACAGTGCAGTCTCACACCAAAGGAATCTGGATGTGGTGTGTGCCTCATCCCAAGAAGCCAAGCCACACTTTAGTTCTTCTGGACACTGAGGGCCTGGGAGATGTAGAGAAG GGTAACAACCAGAATGACTCCTGGATCTTTGCCCTAGCAATACTTCTGAGTAGCACCTTTGTGTACAATAGCATGGGAACCATCAACCAGCAGGCCATGGACCAACTGCA CTATGTGACAGAGCTGTCAGATCGAATCAGGGCGAAATCCTCCCCTGATGCCAATGGAATTGAAGATTCAGCTGACTTCGTGAGCTTCTTTCCAGATTTTGTGTGGACGCTGAGGGATTTTTCCTTAGAGCTGGAAGCAGATGGTCTACCTATCACAGCAGATGAGTACCTGGAGATTTCACTCAAGCTTAAACAAG GCAACACTCAAAAGGACCAAAATTTTAATCTGCCCCGACTCTGTATCCGGAAATTCTTCCcaaagaagaaatgtttcatCTTTGATCGACCCACTCACCGGAAGAAGCTAGGCCAGCTTGAGACAATGCATGATGATGAGCTGGATCCTGAATTTGTGCAACAAGCTGCAGTCTTCTGTTCCTACATCTTTAGCAATTCCAAAACTAAAACTCTTTCAGGAGGCATCAAAGTCAATGGACCTC GTCTAGAGAACCTGGTGCTGACTTATGTCAATGCCATCAGCAGTGGGGATCTGCCCTGCATGGAGAATGCAGTCCTGGCCTTGGCCCAGATTGAGAATGCAGCTGCAGTGCAAAAGGCCATTGCCCACTATGACCAGCAGATGAACCAGATGGTGAAACTTCCTACAGAAACCCTCCAGGAGCTGCTAGACCTGCACAGGGCCTGTGAGAAAGAGGCCATTGAATTCTTCATGAGCAATTCCTTCAAAGACATAGATCAGTTATTTCAAAAGGACTTAGCG gccaaactagaaaaaaagagagatgagttTTGTAAACAGAACCTGCAAGCATCAACAGATCGTTGCTCAGATTTACTTAAGGAAATTTTCGGTCCTCTAGAAGACTCTGTGAAGCAAGGGGTTTATTCCAAACCGGGAGGGTATCGTCTCTTCATCCAGAAGACACAAGAGCTAAAGAAAACGTACCTTCAGAAACCTAGAAAGGGGATACAG GCTGAAGAGGTTCTTCAGGAATACTTGGATTCCAAGGAATCTATGACCGATGCAATTCTACAGACAGACCAGACactcacagaaaaggaaaaggagattgAAG TGGAACGTGTGAAAGCTGAATCTGCACAGGCTGCAACAAAAAGACtggaggaaatgcaaatgaaaaatcaGCAGataatggaacagaaagaaaggagttATCAAGAGCACGTGAAACAATTAACTGAGAAGATGGAGAGGGATAGAATCCAGTTGCTAGAAGAACAAGAGAGAACTCTAGCTTTGAAACTTCAG GAACAAGCCCGTCTACTAAAGGAAGGATTTCAAAACGAAAGCAAACGACTTCATAATGAGATACAAAATCTTCAGCAGAACA GCAAGACCAAGGAGAATATGTGTCATAAGCTGAAGACCTAA